The window CCAATGAAGAGGAGTCAGTCAAAGAAGAGTCGCTGACAAAAGTAGTATCATTCGGCAAACTTTTAAAAATGGAATGCGAATCCTGCTGTGCATAAATACTGTCAACATAAATATGCCGGTAAAAATTTATTCGAATAATTCTATTAAAACATTTTCTTTGAGACAAATTATCTTTATTTTAACCATTGAAATAATTATTCATTAATTAAGGAGAGGCACTATTTATGGCTTCCAAATCAATGACCAAATCGCAGATACTGGATCATCTAGCTAAAAAAACCGGTACAACAAAAAAGTTATCCGGTGTTTTTCTTGATGAAATAGTAGGCTTAGCTTATAGAGAAGCTAAGAAAGCATTCGTGATTCCCGGCTTAGGCAAATTACTTGTAGTTCAAAGGAAAAAAAGAATGGGCAGAAATCCAGCCACCGGCGAGACAATGGTTATACCAGCAAAGAAGGCATTGAAATTCAGAATTGCTAAACAAGCTAAGGACGCTGTTCTGAAATAATTCAACTGCAGGCTTTTATTAACAAGGGATTGGCTTAATTGTCAATCCCTTTTTTCTTTCTAAATATTGTTGATGATATAGATCATTTCACAGGTAATTATTATAAAATTACTTCACCAAAATCATCTTCTTTGTTTCCAACAAAACCGCCAACCCGTAATTGGTAGTAGTAGACACCGCTTGACAGTTTTTTTTTTTTTCCAGCATTAAATTCTACTTCGTAAGTGCCGGGCTGCTGCTGCTCGTTTACGAGTGTGGCTACTTCGTTGCCAAGTACATCGTAAACTTTCAATGTTACATAAACGTCACCCTTCGACAAGCTCAGGGTGACAGTGGGAATTGTATATTTTATTTTTGTTGTTGGGTTAAATGGATTCGGATAGTTCTGCTCCAATGTAAATTCTGTTGGTGAAGAGATTTCAACTTCAACTGTGTTTGAGTATTCGAATGTTCCATCAAAATCAATTTGTTTTAATCTGTATTGATATTTACCAGATGGAAGATTTTCATCAACGAAAGAATAATTCTTTGGTTCAGTGGTAGTTCCAAATCCGGGAACGAAACCGATGACTCTCCAATCCTGATTGCCAACTGAAGACTGAGGACTGCCGACTTGTTTTCTTTCAATCTCAAACCCGCTGTTATTTATCTCCGTCGCTGTTTGCCAGTTAAGCGAAACAGAGTTTTGCGTTACAGTTGCGGTGAAGGATGTCAGCTCGACTGGAACTATATCGGAGGCAATTCTAACAAGATAGACCTGAGACCTGTACCCAGTTGATATGGCTTTCCTCCTGTATCCTGCTAAAATGTAGTCTCCATTTCTTGTTTGCTTGACTGATTGAAACCCATCAGTTCCTTCTGTAACAAAGTCTATTTGTTCAGGACTGGGAGTTTGGTTAAATAACTTTTGCCATAACACATTTCCAAGGCTGTCGGTTCTAACAACATATGCAACAGCTACACAATCAAAACATCTTGATTGCCCAGCGATGATGTAACCGCCATCAAGAGTTTGAATTACTGAGTAACCAATGTCGCCATCATTATCATAGTCAAGTGTCTTTGACCATTGCTCATTTCCGAGTGAATCAGTTTTAACTAAAATATATCAGGATAGTCACCTAAAGACGGCAAGTAACTTCCGACTAATATGTTTCCAAGATCTGAAGTAAAATTGTTAAAGAAAAACTCATCTATAAATGCTCCGCCATAATATACTGACCAGAGAATCACCGTCTGGATTTAATTTTAATAACCAGCCATTTTCATTCACGCCCAAAATTTGGTGCATTCCGGAAACCAAAAATTCACCATTTATATTTTCCTTAATCGAAAATACTCTATCAAATAAATTTGATCCATAGATTTTTTCCCAGACCAAATCACCTAAATAATTTAGCTTGACGATCATCGCATCTGGAATCTGGGGAAAAGCATTAATTTCTCCGGCTAATACAAATCCCCCATCTTCGGTTTTATCCATAGACCAGCAAATATCATCATTTACTCCTCCAAATGTTCTTGTCCAGAGTGTA of the Ignavibacteriales bacterium genome contains:
- a CDS encoding HU family DNA-binding protein → MASKSMTKSQILDHLAKKTGTTKKLSGVFLDEIVGLAYREAKKAFVIPGLGKLLVVQRKKRMGRNPATGETMVIPAKKALKFRIAKQAKDAVLK